Proteins encoded together in one Streptomyces sp. NA04227 window:
- a CDS encoding Ppx/GppA phosphatase family protein — protein sequence MRLGVLDVGSNTVHLLVVDAHPGARPLPAHSHKVELRLAQLLDPAGAIGPEGVEQLVTAVRQALEAAEDKGVVEDLLTFATSAVREAVNADEVLARVKEETGVQLTVLTGAEEARLTFLAARRWFGWSAGRLLLLDIGGGSLEIAYGIDEEPDAAVSLPLGAGRLTAGWLPGDPPEGEAVRALRRHVRAEIASVVGEFTRLGRPDHVVATSKTFKQLARIGGAARSAEGLYVQRELRHGALESWVPELAAMTAEERAKLPGVSEGRSGQLLAGALVAEAAMDLFGIPTLEICPWALREGVILRHLDHMPGVVGQ from the coding sequence ATGAGACTCGGAGTCCTCGACGTGGGTTCGAACACAGTTCACCTCCTTGTGGTCGACGCACACCCGGGCGCCCGCCCGCTGCCCGCGCACTCGCACAAGGTGGAACTGCGCCTTGCCCAGCTTCTCGACCCGGCCGGCGCGATCGGCCCGGAAGGCGTCGAGCAGTTGGTCACCGCGGTGCGGCAGGCGCTGGAGGCCGCCGAGGACAAGGGCGTGGTCGAGGACCTGCTGACCTTCGCCACCTCCGCGGTGCGCGAGGCCGTCAACGCCGACGAGGTGCTCGCCCGCGTCAAGGAGGAGACCGGCGTCCAGCTGACCGTGCTGACCGGCGCGGAGGAGGCCCGGCTGACCTTCCTCGCCGCGCGCCGCTGGTTCGGCTGGTCGGCGGGACGGCTGCTGCTGCTCGACATCGGCGGCGGCTCGCTGGAGATCGCGTACGGCATCGACGAGGAGCCCGACGCCGCCGTCTCACTGCCGCTCGGCGCGGGCCGGCTGACCGCGGGCTGGCTGCCGGGGGACCCGCCGGAGGGCGAGGCGGTACGGGCGCTGCGGCGGCACGTACGCGCCGAAATAGCGAGCGTGGTGGGCGAGTTCACCCGGCTCGGCCGCCCGGACCATGTGGTCGCCACCTCCAAGACCTTCAAGCAGCTCGCCCGGATCGGCGGCGCCGCGCGCTCCGCGGAGGGCCTGTACGTCCAGCGTGAATTGCGCCACGGCGCCCTGGAGTCCTGGGTACCCGAGCTCGCGGCCATGACGGCCGAGGAGCGCGCCAAACTGCCGGGCGTCTCCGAGGGGCGCTCCGGCCAGCTGCTCGCGGGCGCGCTGGTCGCCGAGGCCGCGATGGACCTGTTCGGGATCCCCACCCTGGAGATCTGTCCGTGGGCCCTGCGCGAGGGCGTCATCCTGCGTCACCTCGACCACATGCCGGGAGTCGTCGGCCAGTGA
- a CDS encoding sugar phosphate isomerase/epimerase: MADPAVRIPDAKVALSTASVYPESTSVAFEIAARLGYDGVEIMVWTDPVSQDIEALRRLSDYHRVPILAVHAPCLLITQRVWSTDPWTKLQRARSAAEKLGASTVVVHPPFRWQRQYARDFVSGIWRMAHETDVRFAVENMYPWRYRDREMLAYAPDWDVTRHDYRHFTIDLSHTATARCEALEMVERMGDRLGHVHLADGSGSGKDEHLVPGRGNQPCAELLEGLAARGFDGHVVVEVNTRRAMSSAEREADLAEALAFTRLHLASAAPVRGS; the protein is encoded by the coding sequence GTGGCAGATCCAGCGGTGCGCATCCCGGACGCGAAGGTCGCCCTGTCGACCGCCTCGGTCTATCCGGAGTCGACGTCGGTGGCCTTCGAGATCGCCGCGCGCCTCGGGTACGACGGCGTCGAGATCATGGTCTGGACCGACCCGGTCAGCCAGGACATCGAGGCCCTGCGCAGGCTCAGCGACTACCACCGGGTGCCGATCCTCGCGGTGCACGCGCCCTGCCTGCTGATCACCCAGCGGGTCTGGTCCACCGACCCGTGGACCAAGCTCCAGCGGGCGCGCTCGGCCGCCGAGAAGCTGGGCGCGAGCACCGTCGTGGTGCATCCGCCGTTCCGCTGGCAGCGGCAGTACGCGCGGGACTTCGTCTCCGGGATCTGGCGGATGGCGCACGAGACCGACGTCCGGTTCGCCGTCGAGAACATGTACCCCTGGCGCTACCGCGACCGCGAGATGCTCGCGTACGCACCCGACTGGGACGTCACCCGGCACGACTACCGGCACTTCACCATCGACCTCTCGCACACCGCGACCGCGCGCTGCGAGGCGCTGGAGATGGTGGAGCGGATGGGCGACCGGCTCGGCCATGTCCACCTCGCCGACGGCTCCGGCTCCGGCAAGGACGAGCACCTGGTGCCGGGCCGCGGCAACCAGCCCTGCGCCGAGCTGCTCGAAGGGCTCGCGGCGCGCGGCTTCGACGGGCATGTGGTCGTCGAGGTCAACACCCGGCGGGCCATGTCCAGCGCCGAGCGCGAGGCGGACCTCGCCGAGGCGCTCGCCTTCACCCGGCTCCACCTGGCCTCGGCCGCGCCGGTCCGCGGCTCATGA
- a CDS encoding TetR/AcrR family transcriptional regulator, which yields MSEPAPRRRGRPPRAGAADGPGTRERILEAARAEFAQRGYEKASVRGIAKAAGVDPALVHHYFGTKEQVFEAAVARSFAPAFEAPDAVAAGPVEEVGERLTRFVFGIWENPATRAPLLAVVRSAVTNEAAAAVFRRLIAAQLLLRIAARLDREDAELRAELAAAQLVGIAMLRYVIKVEPLASADPEQIVRRVAPVVQRHLVGE from the coding sequence ATGAGCGAACCCGCCCCGCGGCGCCGCGGCCGCCCGCCGCGGGCCGGAGCCGCCGACGGCCCCGGCACCAGGGAACGGATCCTGGAGGCGGCCCGCGCCGAGTTCGCCCAGCGTGGCTACGAGAAGGCCTCGGTACGCGGCATCGCCAAGGCCGCGGGTGTCGACCCGGCCCTGGTGCACCACTACTTCGGCACCAAGGAGCAGGTCTTCGAGGCGGCCGTCGCCCGGTCCTTCGCGCCCGCCTTCGAGGCGCCGGACGCGGTGGCCGCCGGGCCCGTCGAGGAGGTCGGCGAGCGCCTCACCCGCTTCGTCTTCGGCATCTGGGAGAACCCCGCGACCCGCGCGCCGCTGCTCGCCGTGGTCCGCTCGGCCGTCACCAACGAGGCGGCCGCCGCGGTCTTCCGGCGCCTGATCGCGGCCCAGTTGCTGCTCCGGATCGCCGCCCGGCTCGACCGTGAGGACGCCGAACTGCGCGCCGAACTCGCGGCCGCCCAGCTCGTCGGCATCGCCATGCTGCGGTACGTGATCAAGGTGGAGCCGCTGGCCTCGGCGGACCCGGAACAGATCGTGCGGCGGGTGGCGCCGGTGGTGCAGCGGCATCTGGTGGGGGAGTAG
- a CDS encoding SpoIIE family protein phosphatase — protein sequence MDDADRLLRELAIDMRANQAEATGHMMEQLESEIPELGDPDVNAGARDLVTQTVGIFLDLIENGFDYGEEPPAHPVAAVKLARMLADRDIPVSAMLRSYRLGLAVLTPLLLENLARRTEDPAVLTSATIKLAAAGLTWMDVASERAFTTYQEERERRVQRQLELVTEASTSIGTTLDIGDTAHELADVGVRHFADLVAIDLLEDVLAGEANEPGPGPLVLHQFALCSAHDPQLTASAQRLSYPEGSPPERAIRSGQSSRHRLDNPRSPDWHRADPVTTRAFEEHDIGWVLLMPLRARGSTLGIARFFRRGDRPGYSDEDMLLVRDLVARAAVSIDNARRYTHERATALTLQRALLPQHPPEQSAVDVASRYLPAGSHAGVGGDWYDVIPLSGARVALVVGDVVGHGLYASATMGRLRTAVRTLADVDLAPDELLTHLDDVVIRLGGQDTEHGQESSATCLYAVYDPVSRQCSVASAGHVTPAVVSPEGEVSFPDLPIGPPLGLGGLPFEKSELMLPEGSLLTLYTDGLIEGRHRDVDTGLAILTEVLRESAAPGRGASLEQICDALTGRLVSSRPTDDIALLLARTKTLDADQVFVMDLAADPSVVSEARKATVEVLDRWGLADTGYTAELVVSELVTNAIRYGSSPIKLRLIRDRALICEVSDGSSTSPHLRRARVYDEGGRGLLLVAQLAQRWGTRYTRDGKIIWAELPLLPDLSALMSTFEE from the coding sequence ATGGACGATGCCGATCGGCTGCTGCGCGAGCTCGCGATTGACATGCGGGCGAACCAGGCCGAGGCGACCGGGCACATGATGGAACAGCTGGAGAGCGAGATCCCCGAGCTCGGCGATCCGGACGTCAACGCGGGCGCCCGGGACCTGGTCACCCAGACGGTCGGCATCTTCCTCGACCTCATCGAGAACGGCTTCGACTACGGCGAGGAGCCGCCCGCGCACCCCGTGGCGGCGGTCAAGCTCGCCCGTATGCTCGCCGACCGCGACATCCCGGTCAGCGCCATGCTCCGCTCCTACCGGCTCGGGCTCGCCGTCCTCACCCCGCTGCTGCTGGAGAACCTCGCCCGCCGCACCGAGGACCCCGCGGTGCTCACCTCGGCCACGATCAAGCTCGCGGCGGCCGGGCTGACCTGGATGGACGTCGCCTCCGAGCGCGCCTTCACCACGTACCAGGAGGAGCGCGAGCGCCGGGTGCAGCGGCAGCTGGAGCTGGTCACCGAGGCGAGCACCAGCATCGGCACCACGCTGGACATCGGCGACACCGCGCACGAGCTGGCCGACGTCGGCGTACGGCACTTCGCGGACCTGGTCGCCATCGACCTCCTGGAGGACGTGCTCGCGGGCGAGGCCAACGAGCCCGGCCCGGGGCCACTGGTCCTGCACCAGTTCGCGCTGTGCTCGGCGCACGATCCGCAGCTCACCGCGAGCGCCCAGCGGCTGAGCTACCCGGAAGGTTCGCCGCCGGAGCGGGCCATCCGCAGCGGCCAGTCGTCCCGGCACCGCCTGGACAACCCGCGCTCCCCCGACTGGCACCGCGCCGACCCGGTGACCACCCGCGCCTTCGAGGAGCACGACATCGGGTGGGTGCTGCTCATGCCGCTGCGGGCGCGCGGCTCGACCCTCGGCATCGCCCGCTTCTTCCGGCGCGGCGACCGGCCCGGCTACTCCGACGAGGACATGCTCCTGGTGCGCGACCTGGTCGCCCGCGCCGCCGTCTCCATCGACAACGCCCGCCGCTACACCCACGAGCGCGCCACCGCGCTGACCCTCCAGCGCGCCCTGCTCCCCCAGCACCCGCCCGAGCAGTCCGCGGTCGACGTCGCCTCGCGCTATCTGCCCGCCGGCTCGCACGCCGGCGTGGGCGGCGACTGGTACGACGTGATCCCGCTGTCGGGCGCCCGGGTGGCCCTGGTGGTGGGCGACGTGGTCGGGCACGGGCTGTACGCCTCGGCGACCATGGGGCGGCTGCGTACGGCGGTGCGCACCCTGGCCGATGTCGACCTGGCGCCCGACGAGCTGCTCACCCACCTCGACGACGTGGTGATCCGGCTCGGCGGCCAGGACACCGAGCACGGCCAGGAGTCCAGCGCGACCTGTCTGTACGCGGTCTACGACCCGGTCTCGCGGCAGTGCAGCGTGGCCAGCGCCGGTCATGTGACGCCCGCGGTGGTGAGCCCCGAGGGCGAGGTCAGCTTTCCCGACCTGCCGATCGGACCGCCGCTCGGCCTAGGCGGACTGCCCTTCGAGAAGTCCGAGCTGATGCTGCCGGAGGGCAGTCTGCTCACGCTGTACACGGACGGCCTGATCGAGGGCCGCCACCGGGACGTGGACACCGGGCTCGCCATCCTCACCGAGGTCCTGCGCGAGTCGGCGGCCCCCGGCCGCGGCGCGAGCCTGGAGCAGATCTGCGACGCCCTGACCGGCCGTCTCGTCTCGTCCCGGCCCACCGACGACATCGCCCTGTTGCTCGCCAGAACCAAGACACTCGACGCGGACCAGGTCTTCGTCATGGACCTGGCCGCCGACCCGTCCGTGGTCTCCGAGGCGCGCAAGGCCACCGTCGAGGTGCTCGACCGCTGGGGCCTGGCCGACACCGGGTACACCGCCGAGCTGGTGGTCAGCGAGCTGGTCACCAACGCCATCCGGTACGGCAGCAGCCCGATCAAGCTGCGCCTGATCCGCGACCGTGCCCTCATCTGCGAGGTCTCCGACGGCTCCAGCACCTCGCCGCATCTGCGCCGGGCCCGCGTCTACGACGAGGGCGGCCGCGGCCTGCTGCTCGTCGCCCAGCTCGCCCAGCGCTGGGGCACCCGCTACACCCGGGACGGGAAGATCATCTGGGCCGAACTCCCGTTGCTGCCGGACCTGTCGGCGTTGATGTCCACGTTCGAGGAGTGA
- the ilvD gene encoding dihydroxy-acid dehydratase — protein MPELRSRTVTHGRNMAGARALMRASGVASGDIGKPIVAVANSFTEFVPGHTHLAPVGRIVSEAIKAAGAVPREFNTIAVDDGIAMGHGGMLYSLPSRDLIADSVEYMTEAHCADALICISNCDKITPGMLMAALRLNIPTVFVSGGPMEAGKATLVDGTVRKLDLINAITDAVDESISDEDILRIEENACPTCGSCSGMFTANSMNCLTEAIGLSLPGNGSVLATHTARRALYENAGATVVELTKRYYEQDDDSVLPRNIATHAAFENAMALDIAMGGSTNTILHLLAAAQEAEAGYDLTDIDAVSRRVPCLAKVAPNVAPTTTYYMEDVHRAGGIPAILGELYRGGLLNEDVHTVHSPGIKQWLDDWDIRGGAATPEAVELWHAAPGCKRTAEAFSQSERWDTLDTDAAAGCIRDVAHAYSADGGLAVLRGNLAEDGCVVKTAGVDESIWTFEGPAVVCESQDEAVDKILRKEVTAGDVVVIRYEGPKGGPGMQEMLYPTSFLKGRGLGKVCALVTDGRFSGGTSGLSIGHASPEAASGGTIALVENGDRIRIDIPSRSIELLVPETELAARREALGGVYEPKNRDRKVSAALRAYAAMATSADKGAVRDVSKLG, from the coding sequence ATGCCCGAGCTGAGGTCCCGCACTGTCACCCACGGCCGCAACATGGCGGGGGCCCGTGCCCTCATGCGCGCCTCGGGCGTAGCGAGCGGGGACATCGGCAAGCCGATCGTCGCGGTCGCGAACTCCTTCACCGAGTTCGTGCCCGGCCACACCCACCTCGCGCCGGTCGGCCGGATCGTCTCCGAGGCGATCAAGGCCGCGGGCGCGGTGCCGCGCGAGTTCAACACCATCGCCGTCGACGACGGCATCGCGATGGGCCACGGCGGCATGCTCTACTCGCTGCCCTCGCGCGACCTGATCGCCGACTCCGTCGAGTACATGACCGAGGCGCACTGCGCCGACGCCCTGATCTGCATCTCCAACTGCGACAAGATCACCCCGGGCATGCTGATGGCCGCCCTGCGCCTGAACATCCCCACCGTCTTCGTCTCCGGCGGTCCGATGGAGGCGGGCAAGGCCACCCTGGTCGACGGCACCGTCCGCAAGCTCGACCTGATCAACGCGATCACCGACGCGGTCGACGAGTCCATCTCCGACGAGGACATCCTCCGTATCGAGGAGAACGCCTGCCCGACCTGCGGCTCCTGTTCCGGCATGTTCACCGCCAACTCGATGAACTGCCTCACCGAGGCCATCGGCCTCTCGCTGCCGGGCAACGGCTCCGTCCTCGCCACCCACACCGCCCGCCGTGCCCTCTACGAGAACGCGGGCGCCACGGTCGTCGAGCTGACCAAGCGCTACTACGAGCAGGACGACGACTCGGTCCTGCCGCGCAACATCGCCACCCACGCCGCCTTCGAGAACGCCATGGCCCTCGACATCGCCATGGGCGGCTCCACCAACACGATCCTGCACCTGCTCGCCGCCGCCCAGGAGGCGGAGGCGGGCTACGACCTCACCGACATCGACGCCGTCTCGCGCCGCGTCCCCTGCCTCGCCAAGGTCGCCCCCAACGTCGCCCCGACCACCACGTACTACATGGAGGACGTGCACCGCGCGGGCGGCATCCCGGCCATCCTCGGCGAGCTGTACCGGGGCGGGCTGCTCAACGAGGACGTGCACACCGTCCACTCGCCCGGCATCAAGCAGTGGCTGGACGACTGGGACATCCGCGGCGGTGCCGCGACGCCGGAGGCCGTCGAGCTGTGGCACGCGGCCCCCGGCTGCAAGCGCACCGCCGAGGCCTTCTCGCAGTCCGAGCGCTGGGACACCCTCGACACCGACGCCGCCGCGGGCTGCATCCGCGACGTCGCCCACGCCTACTCCGCCGACGGCGGCCTCGCGGTCCTGCGCGGCAACCTCGCCGAGGACGGCTGTGTCGTGAAGACGGCCGGTGTCGACGAGTCCATCTGGACCTTCGAGGGCCCCGCGGTGGTCTGCGAGTCGCAGGACGAGGCCGTCGACAAGATCCTGCGCAAGGAGGTCACGGCGGGCGACGTCGTCGTCATCCGCTACGAGGGCCCCAAGGGCGGCCCCGGCATGCAGGAGATGCTCTACCCGACCTCGTTCCTCAAGGGCCGCGGCCTCGGCAAGGTCTGCGCCCTGGTCACCGACGGCCGCTTCTCCGGCGGCACTTCGGGCCTCTCCATCGGCCACGCCTCGCCGGAGGCGGCCTCCGGCGGCACCATCGCCTTGGTCGAGAACGGCGACCGGATCCGTATTGACATCCCGTCCCGCAGCATCGAACTCCTCGTCCCCGAGACCGAGTTGGCCGCCCGCCGCGAAGCCCTCGGCGGCGTCTACGAGCCGAAGAACCGCGACCGCAAGGTCTCCGCGGCCCTGCGCGCCTACGCCGCGATGGCCACCAGCGCGGACAAGGGCGCGGTGCGGGACGTTTCCAAGTTGGGCTGA
- a CDS encoding serine/threonine-protein kinase: MAPQRSIGTGTDAKSPEFAGRYRLEARLGSGGMGVVHLARSDSGLNLAVKVVHTEFARDPEFRRRFRQEVTAARRVSGAFTAPVVDADPDAERPWMATLYIPGPTLAEQVKRNGPLAPAMLRRLMAGLAEALRDIHRAGVVHRDLKPSNVLLADDGPKVIDFGISRPKDSELRTETGKLIGSPPYMAPEQFRRPREVGPAADIFALGSLMVHAATGKAPWDSDSPYLVAYQVVHDEADLSALPESLVPLVEACLSKDPEHRPTADELMSDLRGIAASYDTQAFIPAQRTARHPDGGSGSWSPVEDAGAEAGAGAGAHSGGTESSRTESPRTDSSSTDSSRTGNSSTGKGSSRDASRTDDSRTDDAEPPSVNTAHPTPRNRKAIVLSAIAAAVAACAVAGSLLWPGGEKNQTADGRPVGGERAAFEPWHEDLPGGSADALGATPLCSYAEGAVYCTQPGLPGAALDSLTGKLRWGPEAKNPSGPDATADAGSTPVLAPRLMGSLVYTLSEDGRTLLALDRDTGQERRATALSSYGDSGATGSSGSSASYGTSLRFASGTVVLGGADGTVTGIDPVTGKQRWRQPVAGQLAPALSLFGDSQSAGGEVVFVARQSRDGLSTRVTALDARSGDPRWEHPFAGVVRPIGVDAKGEAVLMRIGTDGRTDELVRYRSADRSEQRVRLRLPVDEATAAVHGDRAYLVASGGAVVAVDLAAGRQVWRTETAVSEGSAPVADAGQVYFSAPDGRLLALAADDGHPLGQTRARGALATDRVVARVPTPVLAGGQVYASAPDGSVFAVNKANPAVW, translated from the coding sequence ATGGCGCCACAGAGAAGCATCGGTACCGGAACGGACGCGAAGTCTCCCGAGTTCGCGGGCCGTTACCGGCTGGAGGCGCGCCTGGGTTCGGGCGGCATGGGTGTGGTGCACCTGGCCCGCAGCGACTCGGGGCTGAACCTCGCCGTGAAGGTCGTGCACACCGAGTTCGCCCGGGACCCCGAGTTCAGGCGGCGGTTCCGGCAGGAGGTGACGGCCGCCCGGCGCGTCAGCGGCGCCTTCACCGCGCCGGTCGTGGACGCCGATCCGGACGCCGAACGCCCGTGGATGGCCACCCTCTACATCCCGGGCCCGACCCTCGCCGAACAGGTCAAGCGGAACGGGCCGTTGGCGCCCGCGATGCTGCGGCGGCTGATGGCCGGGCTCGCGGAGGCGCTGCGGGACATCCACCGGGCCGGGGTGGTGCACCGCGACCTCAAGCCGAGCAATGTGCTGCTCGCGGACGACGGCCCGAAGGTCATCGACTTCGGGATCTCCCGCCCCAAGGACAGTGAACTGCGCACCGAGACGGGCAAGTTGATCGGCAGCCCGCCGTACATGGCACCCGAGCAGTTCCGGCGCCCCCGCGAGGTCGGCCCGGCCGCCGACATCTTCGCCCTCGGCTCCCTCATGGTGCACGCCGCCACCGGCAAGGCCCCCTGGGACTCCGACAGCCCCTATCTGGTCGCCTACCAGGTCGTGCACGACGAGGCCGACCTCTCCGCACTGCCCGAGTCCCTGGTCCCGCTGGTCGAGGCCTGTCTGTCCAAGGACCCCGAACACCGGCCCACCGCCGACGAGTTGATGTCCGACCTCCGGGGCATCGCCGCCTCCTACGACACCCAGGCCTTCATCCCCGCCCAGCGCACCGCCCGCCATCCGGACGGCGGCTCGGGGTCCTGGTCACCGGTGGAGGACGCGGGGGCCGAGGCGGGTGCGGGCGCGGGTGCGCACTCGGGCGGTACGGAATCGTCCCGTACCGAGTCTCCCCGTACGGACTCCTCGAGTACCGATTCTTCTCGTACGGGCAACTCCAGTACTGGGAAAGGCAGTTCGCGCGACGCGTCCCGTACGGACGACTCCCGTACGGACGACGCCGAGCCACCCTCCGTAAACACCGCCCACCCAACTCCCCGTAACAGAAAGGCGATTGTCCTCTCGGCGATCGCCGCCGCAGTCGCCGCCTGCGCGGTGGCGGGAAGTCTGCTGTGGCCGGGCGGGGAGAAGAACCAGACGGCGGACGGGCGGCCGGTGGGCGGGGAGCGGGCCGCGTTCGAGCCGTGGCACGAGGATCTGCCGGGCGGTTCGGCCGACGCGCTCGGCGCCACGCCGCTGTGCTCGTACGCCGAGGGTGCCGTCTACTGCACCCAGCCGGGGCTCCCGGGTGCCGCGCTCGACTCCCTTACGGGGAAGCTCCGTTGGGGGCCCGAGGCGAAGAACCCCTCCGGGCCGGACGCCACGGCCGACGCCGGCTCCACGCCCGTACTCGCGCCGCGCCTGATGGGCAGCCTCGTCTACACGCTGAGCGAGGACGGGCGGACGCTGCTCGCCCTGGACCGGGACACTGGTCAGGAACGGCGTGCCACCGCGCTCTCGTCGTACGGGGACTCGGGGGCGACCGGATCGTCCGGATCCTCTGCGTCGTACGGGACTTCGTTGCGGTTCGCGTCCGGCACGGTGGTGCTCGGCGGTGCGGACGGAACGGTCACCGGGATCGATCCGGTGACCGGGAAGCAGCGGTGGCGGCAGCCGGTGGCCGGTCAACTCGCCCCGGCGCTCTCCCTGTTCGGCGACAGCCAGAGTGCGGGCGGCGAGGTGGTGTTCGTGGCGCGGCAGTCGCGGGACGGGCTGAGCACCCGGGTGACCGCGCTCGACGCACGCTCCGGCGACCCGCGCTGGGAACACCCGTTCGCGGGGGTGGTCCGGCCGATCGGGGTGGACGCGAAGGGCGAGGCGGTGCTGATGCGGATCGGTACGGACGGCCGTACCGACGAGCTGGTGCGCTACCGCTCCGCCGACCGCTCCGAGCAGCGGGTACGGCTGAGGCTGCCGGTGGACGAGGCCACCGCCGCGGTGCACGGCGACCGCGCGTATCTGGTCGCCTCGGGTGGGGCGGTGGTCGCCGTGGACCTCGCGGCGGGCAGGCAGGTGTGGCGTACCGAGACCGCCGTCAGCGAGGGCTCGGCCCCGGTCGCCGACGCAGGGCAGGTGTACTTCTCGGCGCCCGACGGACGGCTGCTCGCCCTGGCCGCGGACGACGGCCATCCGCTCGGCCAGACCCGGGCCCGCGGCGCACTCGCCACGGACCGGGTGGTGGCGCGGGTGCCCACACCTGTTCTCGCCGGAGGACAGGTCTACGCGAGCGCCCCGGACGGCTCGGTCTTCGCGGTCAACAAAGCCAATCCGGCGGTGTGGTAG
- a CDS encoding SH3 domain-containing protein, protein MAVDRAQAEATEVKTRTEAETRAADPATDGTDVVAAPAGVDPTDGASPADGATTLAAAAVTYPTAPGYSLNVRSGPGTQYGVVRVLPPGSRVRIRCQAPGQWVSGPYGTTNLWDNIALGEFVADAYVRTGSDGYVAPRCT, encoded by the coding sequence ATGGCTGTCGACCGTGCGCAGGCGGAAGCGACGGAAGTGAAGACAAGAACGGAAGCGGAGACGAGAGCGGCCGATCCGGCCACCGACGGGACGGACGTCGTGGCGGCACCTGCGGGCGTGGACCCGACGGACGGCGCGAGCCCGGCAGACGGTGCGACGACGCTCGCGGCCGCCGCCGTCACCTACCCCACCGCACCGGGCTACTCCCTCAACGTCCGCAGCGGCCCCGGCACCCAGTACGGCGTGGTGCGCGTCCTCCCGCCCGGCAGCAGGGTCCGCATCCGCTGCCAGGCCCCGGGCCAGTGGGTCTCCGGCCCCTATGGCACCACGAACCTGTGGGACAACATCGCCCTCGGCGAGTTCGTCGCGGACGCGTACGTCAGGACGGGCAGCGACGGGTACGTGGCGCCGCGGTGCACCTGA
- a CDS encoding ABC transporter ATP-binding protein — protein sequence MMNKREGAPEAGTETDAGTGADTASGADTAGGPDTGPPAIRARDLTVVRGTRTVLRGLDFAVPRGRITGLLGPSGCGKSTLMRAIVGTQAKVAGTLEVLGSPAGVAALRSRIGYVTQAPSVYEDLTVRQNLEYFAAVLQPGRAAAAGRREQVTRAIDDVDLGSHADSLAGNLSGGQRSRVSLAVALLGAPELLVLDEPTVGLDPVLRRDLWRLFRSLATERGTTVLVSSHVMDEAERCDRLLLLRDGELLAEDSPDALRHRTGSETVEQAFLHLVDEAAEAAARARTGTDPHPDSDSDPSAGPDPSAGPAPTPDATGTTTGTATETTTGTATETAPTHPLPRTTP from the coding sequence ATGATGAATAAGAGGGAAGGTGCTCCCGAGGCCGGGACCGAGACTGACGCTGGGACTGGGGCCGATACTGCGAGTGGGGCCGATACTGCGGGTGGCCCGGACACCGGCCCACCCGCCATCCGCGCCCGCGACCTCACCGTGGTCCGCGGCACCCGTACCGTCCTCCGCGGTCTGGACTTCGCCGTCCCGCGCGGCCGTATCACCGGGCTGCTCGGGCCCTCCGGGTGCGGAAAGTCGACCCTGATGCGGGCGATCGTCGGTACGCAGGCCAAGGTCGCCGGAACGCTGGAGGTGCTCGGCAGCCCGGCCGGGGTCGCCGCACTGCGCTCACGTATCGGCTACGTCACTCAAGCCCCGTCCGTGTACGAGGACTTGACGGTGCGTCAGAACCTGGAGTACTTCGCCGCCGTGCTCCAGCCGGGCAGGGCCGCGGCGGCCGGGCGCCGGGAGCAGGTCACGCGCGCGATCGACGATGTCGACCTCGGCTCCCACGCCGACTCGCTCGCCGGGAACCTCTCCGGCGGCCAGCGCAGCCGGGTCTCGCTGGCGGTCGCCCTGCTCGGCGCCCCCGAACTCCTGGTCCTGGACGAGCCGACCGTCGGCCTCGACCCCGTACTCCGGCGCGACCTGTGGCGACTGTTCCGCTCCTTGGCCACCGAGCGCGGTACGACCGTCCTCGTCTCCTCCCATGTCATGGACGAGGCCGAACGCTGCGACCGCCTGCTCCTCCTGCGCGACGGCGAACTCCTCGCCGAGGACAGCCCCGACGCCCTGCGCCACCGCACCGGCTCGGAAACCGTCGAGCAGGCCTTCCTCCACCTCGTCGACGAGGCAGCCGAGGCAGCGGCCCGGGCCCGCACGGGCACCGACCCCCACCCGGACTCCGACTCCGACCCGAGCGCGGGCCCCGACCCGAGCGCGGGCCCCGCCCCCACCCCGGACGCCACCGGAACCACTACGGGAACCGCCACCGAAACCACTACGGGAACCGCCACCGAGACCGCCCCCACCCACCCGCTCCCGAGGACCACCCCATGA